GGCCGAGGCGATCTCGCCTGCCAGGTGGAGATGATGGCGGTGATGGTCGAGGAACGCCTCTTCGCCTCTGGGGGTGAGTTCGATGATGTATGCGCGGCGGTCCTGCTCCGAGGGCGTCCGCCTGGCATACCCCCCCTTCTCCAGGCGGTCGACGGTGACCGTGGTCGTCCCGGTGGTCACGCCGAGACGTTCGGCAAGGTCTTTCATCTTCATCCGGCCGTAGTTGCCGATGATCTCGATCGCATGCGCCTCTGAGACGGTCAGGGGGCCCGACTGGATGACCGACGTCTCCCATGATGCAAAGCGGTCGAAAAATTCTACGAGTTCCTGGTTGAGTTCTTCGATGGTGTCCATGATGCTCAGTCCTTCAAATAATATCCTATTCAAATATTTTGAATCTCTTACTATTTGAATGTGCAGACTGTGGGGGGGGGCCGATAGGGTGTGTCCCGGCAGAGAGGCGTGTCATTTTTTTCGGTGTCGTCCTGGTCGTCAGGGACAGGAATCGATAGCGATTTCCTCCAGGGGCACTCTCACGCGAGGAGTTGCCGTGAAAACCACCGGGGTGGTTTTCAAAGAACTGCCTGACGTTTCGTTTCATGAACGATTCAAAAAAGGGCTTTGTTGAATCGGGCATGAGTCTCGGGGGACTCAAGCATACGCGATGAAAATTGTTTTTTGTGGTCTGCTGATCGACGTGCCTTCCTCTACGCTTGCGCCGGGGGACTACCTCGAAGACCTTCGGTCTTCTCGTTGCCCCCGGACCCCCGCAGTGCGATAGGGCCGGGAAGGCGCGGAGATTCCATCTCTGAAAAAGGATGCTCAATGAGAGTCAGAGTCCCGTGCGAACCTGCAGAGTCGTTCTTCGAGATCATTTTCATGGAGGTCATCCCAAAACTGATCCGAACCTTCATGCACGCCGATGAAAGGACTCACATCCGGTTCTGAAAAATCCTGTTCTGGCGTCTTGTCCGGGGGGTTTCACCCCCCGACCCCCATCATTGCGATAGGGGGCGGATGGCAATCTCCTTCATCAGGATCTCTGGTCTCTCTTCCCCGACCCTATCCTGTTTCGGGGGTCAGGGGGCGTCAGTCCCCCGGCGAAGAGGTGGGGGAAGGCGGTGGTTTCGCACGATTCTTCAGGGAATTCAGGAAGATATTGACCCGATCATGATAGTCTCTCCCGATCCCTGCATGCAGAGATGGGGGGAATGAACGAGAGTTTTGGGATATGCTCATGGTAACCTTTTCTTGTGTGCCCGCGCCGGGGGACTACGCCCCCGGACCCCCGCGCGAGGATTGGCAGGGATACGGCACTCCTCACGATGTCCTTTTCTCTCTTCCCGAGGCTAATCGCAACCGGGAGTCCGGGGGCAACGAGCGATAGCGAGTTCGAGAAAGCCGTAGGCTTTCGAGGAGTCCCCGGCAGACATAGGGGGGAAGGCGGAGGATCCGTATCTGCTCTCATGGAAGGGAGAGAGACATCAACCTGAACATGAGGATTTCAACGAAGCCAAAATTTCCCAA
This window of the Methanofollis ethanolicus genome carries:
- a CDS encoding MarR family transcriptional regulator; translation: MDTIEELNQELVEFFDRFASWETSVIQSGPLTVSEAHAIEIIGNYGRMKMKDLAERLGVTTGTTTVTVDRLEKGGYARRTPSEQDRRAYIIELTPRGEEAFLDHHRHHLHLAGEIASALNDMETGVFISALKKINKLM